In Desulfatiglans sp., the following are encoded in one genomic region:
- a CDS encoding TonB-dependent receptor: protein MKAVTVILLIVMVMSGQIIAEEKKPDENTNSKDTSHILDEIIVTARGYASEIKKVPGGTGVINSKDIHFIQPSSISDALRVIPGVTKSSDSPWGSEINIRGSSRANVVFLVDDIRLNTATDIGAQFGTIDPASVERVEILKGPISSLYGSGTMGGVVNVITRSGRFSHDAYTEGGLNLLYNFNSDGGSTYAYTAYNAPDYYVFASGSFRDFGSYKDGRNNTMKNSGFSDLQGIMNLGYKTNEINTTELKTQYYRGDEIGIPGAGSVGFPAEATVTYDEVDRVLINLEHTYRPEVGFYQESKLRLSYHSIDRHVRVNDIPPPTGAFLKSIEPGAIHKTYSIALINRFKTDNHDIMLGLDTWKRTYDGKRVRTKHNGETSIDTPIPDSYYLSSGIYTEDEWEINDRFSMNIGGRFDRIQVKNEETDLYKTAFATAPPPPQPNRRIWDKYDVTEYSWNAHTGVTYEINSLWSTDFIIARAYRAASLEERYKYLNLGSGAEKWGNPNLEPEKSMFFEYGIIRTGDILKAGIALYYNDLENLIAENRVSPTRIELQNISEAELYGGEIEFTLRPTAWFSASGNVAYTRGRDTGNDQDLPSISPINGFLRLCYYPFQGAWAQLDAIYNGSQKKVPTGVNISDKWTRFDFMAGYKFIVATTGHEIYGAIDNIFNKAYSDYLTSSRGFTFNEPGRTFRIGYKMEF from the coding sequence ATGAAAGCTGTAACTGTAATTCTATTAATAGTAATGGTCATGTCAGGTCAAATAATTGCGGAAGAGAAAAAACCTGATGAAAATACAAATAGCAAAGATACATCACATATACTGGATGAAATAATCGTAACTGCAAGGGGTTATGCCTCGGAGATTAAAAAGGTGCCGGGCGGCACTGGGGTGATAAACTCAAAGGACATACACTTTATACAGCCAAGCAGCATATCAGACGCACTCAGGGTTATCCCCGGCGTTACAAAGAGTTCTGACTCGCCCTGGGGATCAGAGATAAATATCAGGGGAAGCTCAAGGGCAAATGTTGTCTTTCTTGTTGATGACATCAGGCTTAATACTGCAACCGATATAGGGGCACAGTTCGGCACTATTGACCCGGCCTCTGTTGAGCGGGTTGAGATACTTAAAGGCCCTATCTCTTCTCTGTATGGCTCCGGCACAATGGGGGGGGTGGTGAATGTAATCACCAGGAGCGGCAGGTTCAGCCATGATGCCTATACAGAAGGAGGCCTCAACCTGCTCTATAATTTCAATTCTGATGGTGGAAGCACATATGCATATACCGCCTATAATGCACCTGATTACTATGTTTTTGCAAGCGGCAGCTTCAGGGATTTCGGGTCATATAAGGATGGAAGAAACAATACGATGAAAAACAGCGGGTTTTCAGACCTGCAGGGGATAATGAACCTTGGTTATAAAACCAATGAAATAAACACAACAGAGCTTAAAACCCAGTATTACAGGGGTGATGAGATAGGCATCCCCGGAGCGGGCAGTGTGGGCTTCCCGGCTGAGGCAACCGTGACATATGATGAGGTTGACCGTGTCCTGATCAACCTTGAGCACACCTACCGGCCTGAGGTCGGCTTTTACCAGGAGTCAAAGCTCAGGCTTTCATACCATTCCATAGACAGGCATGTGAGGGTTAATGATATCCCCCCTCCCACAGGAGCTTTTTTAAAAAGTATTGAACCTGGCGCAATACATAAAACCTACTCGATTGCCCTTATTAACAGGTTTAAGACAGATAATCATGACATAATGCTAGGCCTTGATACCTGGAAACGAACCTATGACGGAAAAAGGGTGCGAACAAAGCATAATGGTGAGACCTCCATAGATACCCCCATACCTGACTCATATTATCTTTCATCAGGTATTTATACAGAGGATGAATGGGAGATAAATGACCGGTTTTCAATGAATATCGGAGGCAGGTTTGACAGGATTCAGGTAAAAAATGAAGAGACAGACCTTTATAAGACTGCATTTGCTACTGCACCCCCTCCTCCCCAGCCAAACAGGAGGATATGGGATAAATATGATGTGACCGAATATTCATGGAACGCCCATACAGGGGTCACATATGAGATAAACAGCCTCTGGTCAACAGACTTTATTATAGCGAGGGCATACAGGGCTGCCTCACTTGAAGAGAGGTATAAATACCTTAACCTGGGAAGCGGGGCGGAAAAGTGGGGAAACCCCAATCTTGAGCCTGAAAAGTCCATGTTTTTTGAATATGGCATAATCAGAACAGGCGATATCTTAAAGGCAGGGATAGCACTATATTATAATGATCTGGAAAACCTGATTGCAGAAAACAGGGTAAGCCCTACCCGCATAGAGCTCCAGAATATAAGCGAGGCAGAGCTGTATGGCGGAGAGATCGAATTTACCCTGCGTCCGACAGCGTGGTTCTCCGCCTCAGGTAATGTGGCATATACAAGGGGGCGTGACACAGGTAATGATCAGGACCTCCCCTCAATATCGCCAATAAATGGTTTTTTAAGGCTCTGCTATTATCCTTTTCAGGGGGCATGGGCGCAGCTTGATGCCATATATAACGGCTCACAGAAAAAGGTGCCCACAGGGGTGAATATATCTGATAAATGGACAAGGTTTGATTTTATGGCAGGTTACAAATTTATTGTTGCCACGACCGGGCATGAGATATATGGGGCGATAGACAATATATTTAACAAGGCATATTCCGATTACCTGACCAGTTCAAGGGGTTTTACCTTTAATGAGCCCGGAAGGACATTCCGCATAGGGTATAAGATGGAGTTTTAA